From Misgurnus anguillicaudatus unplaced genomic scaffold, ASM2758022v2 HiC_scaffold_31, whole genome shotgun sequence:
TTCAAATGCGTTTTCTTCTGAACGTCATTTTGCCATCTGAATTTATCTATTTTGCTATCCTAACTAAACTACACAATAATTGGCTTTTACTTGTTATCCTTGCTGCTCACGTCACATCTGTAAGAGTCTGAAGTGATCTGCTGTTTGTACCTCTCATGAGCGTCAGTGCCGTTCCTTTATAAATGCCACGGATGCCACTTTCTCTGTACAGCTGCTTGACGCAGTCCATCGGCCCGCTATACTTCACCTCTCCTGACGCGGCCTGGatctgaacacacacacacacacacacacacacacacattactgTGCTACATGATGTACTGAACCAGTACTGTGCATTCTCTGGCAATGATTGATTTGTGTCTCACCTGCAGCAAACATTTGATTCTCTCTCCTGGAGCCATGATGGCCGTCGTGAACACACCTGACAACATTCCTGCCGCAAACAACTGCGGATATCTGACACACAACACAATATAAAAAGTTTGTTTATATACATTGTTGGGACTTTCTATAGACGTAATGTTTTTAtgctgtacaaactgtatattcagTCCCCTTCTCCTAAATTAAACCCTCATAGaaaacttttttaaacagttttacatttacattaaacattatttactGAACATCTTGAGGACCTAACCCAGCGATAATAAGATAAAACGACTCGCTGTTATAAAGCACAGATTTGAACTCACGTCAGAACGTCATCTGGTGTTTTCTGCTGCAGTTTCTTGCCCAGTCCAAACCCAAAGAAACACACAGCAAACATGGGTGTGACACCGATGATAGGGGCCGCCATCCCCTTATACAGACCCCGGACCCCctgtcagacagacagagagacagacatcaCAGTCTATGCACTGCTGGTGTTATTAAGGACACTAAATCAGTAAATAAAGTCTCACCTCTTTTGCAAgggtttttttaaagcagtcaaATGTGCCTCTGTAAAGCAGCGATTCACCTGCACGAGGCTTTGGCTGCGTCTGCAGTCGCACCTGCGCAGACAGAtaataacattttacacttttcaCTCATTTCTCCTCTCTTATTGTCTGTACATCTATAAGCAGTCTCTCAATAGacaatatacagtacagtgtatCTCTTTAGTGAGTGACTGCTGACAGTCACGTGATAAACTCATTTacaataactaataataataataatactttgatAGTATCCAGCGGGTGTCCAGCAAACACTAAACAAACTCCCCCGAATCCACCGGCGAAGAAATTCTTCATCGGACTGATCGGCTGCTGCTTCGACATGATTCAGTCTGATCTCttgtgttttttctttgatcTCAGTCTGATCTCTTGTGTTTCTCTTTGATCTCAGTCTGGTCTTTTGTGGTTTCGTTGATCTCAGACTGAATAAAAGAcgctttgtgttttttaaaggtcTTCAGGTTTAGCGGTGACAGCAGTGTCTCTTTCTTACGCTCACCGCGACCTTTCACCCACATGCGCACCCGGAACTATTTCACTGATGCACCCACAGAAATAAAGCGGCTGCAGTGTAAAGAGAAGTCACCGCACTTTGTGACGACTTCAGTCATTCATTCATACGAGATTCTTGAATGAGACTGAGAGACCTCTAAAATCACCAGCTAATGTCATAACATATTTGTGATCAACAGTTAAATCTGACATTGACTTTACCATAAActttgtttcttaaatacaaatCACTTTCCACGTTGATTCAGTTAGTGCGCATGCACACGCTGGCTCCCCCAGAGAATCTTTACTGGAAGACGTTGCACTTTTCCTTCATTTATAGTAGCAGCAGTGGGGCGTCTTGTTAACATCTATAATCTTTGGTGTAGCGAGTGACACTGCCTGACGTGGTCATAAAATGGGCGCGGCTTAGCAAGACAGTACTACTGTACGCATAAatccaaaacaacaaatacTACGACTATTTGATACATTTAAACTCGACTGATTAAtaacaaatgcatgaaacaCGTGGTGAAATGTAAATGCGGATCAATGAAAGATTGCGTTTTCTAAGCAAGTGAGCACCGGAGGCAAGAGGCGCGTCACTATAAACTCTCCGGATAGCAACACGGAACCAAGAATTCTGGAGACTTATGAATGAAAAACAtcgttaataaaacataatttagtTTAATACCGTAGTTTTCCAGTATTAtcctaaaaatacatttattattaataaaaagagACAGACAATTGATTGAAGGTGCATTAAGACAATGgcaacattttattaatatttcaacattaagaaaatatatcgtTCCTGTTTTCCCTTCACAACAACAAAAATTGAAAGGGTAAAAATAGATATTTTAGCTGTTTAAAATCTGCCTGATGTTTTAAAGACAAAATGATAACTAATCTGACAGACACCCATACATAAGCTAAGCACAAACCATGCGTTCAGTGCTGTTGTTCTTGTTTCTGTATAATTGTTTTAATACTGAGAGAATAACAAGTAAACTCATATTACTCATTTAAGCAGCATTTTAGTGTTTTTACTGTCAGTGATGAGAAAGCAGAAGAAGAACATCAGAGAAaccacaaataaacaaacagcagCTGTACAGACACTACAGGCCATTTCTTCTGCTGATATTTAGTTAAGCACGAGCCACAGCAGATGTTTATGTGTTTAAGTCAATGACAGACCATTGCGCCGATAACGATGCTATTATGTTGACTAACAGAAAGAATCTGAACTGTTGTTACCGATGAGCACTGAATGATGTCATTGAGAAATAACACGTGAAGGGTTAAACTACATGCGCAAACATCAGTTTTTAGAAATCTGAGGAAACTCCTTATAGATCTGCTGCACAATGAGTTTGTCCATCTGTCTGCTCGATCCCTCATCCAGCCCAGAGTCCTCGTCCTCTCCCAGAATCCTCTGCAACGCTGCCTGCAGGTCACACAATCGGTGCTGATGCTCCAGATAATCAGTAGAGCGCATGATAGCGTGCATGAGAGACAGATACTCCATACGCATctgacacacagacacagagacagacagacatcagtaCATTTAAGGGAACAGTAATGGTCACATTGAGACAAGATGAACTTTAAACACTGCGGTAAACTACACAAATAACTTTCAAAGGTTTCAGTTCCTTTAATTCCAGTGTTCTGCTCAATGATTCATTTGTACAACATACACTAGATTAGTATTGTTCAGCAGTATGTTGTGGTTAGTTAGGTGTTCAGGGTTTTATGGTTAACAGGTGTGCAGGTGCAGTCTCACTCTATCACCAGGCGACAGGTCTGATATCTGTCTCACTGCAATGTCGATCATCACCATCAGGTCTGTGCGGTAGAAAATATCTGAAGTGTCCGGACTGGCAAACACATCTTGAAGAAACTTCAGCACAGCGTGTGGAGCAGGAGGAGAGTGATTGAACAGACACACTGGATCATCtacacaaacacataaacacacacacgcacgcacgcacacattaATACAGCTGAAGTACTTAAACAGTTAACATTAAACATGAAGTGAATCTCTGTGTCTCACCTCCTCTGTTGAGTAACAACAGGATTTTCTCAGGGAGAATCTTCACATTGTGTCTCTTCATCAGCGCCTTCATGACAATGTTACTTTCTGGTACTGCAGGGGGAAGTACACACAgtatgcattgtgtgaaactgAACTTAGCAGTTATGTATCTGAAACTGCagaatgtagcatctatgtacatatatatctatgggtGTAACTGTTTAAAACTTTGATATGTGCTATTATGATGTTGCTCAAAGATGAGATTTGAGTGATAAATGATCGACTACAGGAGGACCACCTGACGTTCCAGACGCTTTGTAGGGCGGTCTGCTATCTTGTCTGTGTGAAGCCACTGACTGAcactgaagttgtgtttgattTCTGCACTACACTCAGAGGCTATCTGaccgtctatctatctgtctgtccgtacCGCTCAGGTGGAGATTGAAGGCCAACAGGAGGTTGATGAAGAGGTCCGGCAGCTGTTCTGTCGGGTCAGAAGGCAAACCGTCCTCAATCACATCCAACAGAAACTGCAGGAAACTGCCATTCAAATGCTCtgcaacagacagacagacagaatcaAACTCAGATGATCATTCAAACCTTCACAAGCGTCTTCTACGCTTCATTATACACTCACCATAGTGATGCAGGGGTAACTGTTCACCCATGGAGAAGATCATGGCCATCAGCAACGCACTGTAGCACATCTTCTCATGCTCTGTGCACAAAACAAACATCAGTCCACGTAAGATAAACTGAAACCTGAAGAAAATCAGACCCGGATTTACCCTGGGTGTCGTTCTGCAGGTCCCGCGCAAGCTCCATGGCCAACACCGAGTTGAGGAGTGCGGAGATCAGCGCAGCGTCCAGGCCACACATGGCACCGAACACCTTAAGCAGCAGCAGACGCAGCGACACTCGATGCTCCTGAACAATCACACAAATGAATCAACGCTCACGTTACGATTTATCAACACATTAGGAGATCGGCAGTGACGTGCTCACCATCTGATAGTAGGACACCAGCGACATAACCGGCTCGAACTCGTTCACTCGACACATCTTTTTACACACCTCTGGATCTGCATCAGTCTGAAAAAAACACACCAGATGTGAGAAAGGGGACGTTCACGACAGATCTGCGTGTCTGTGCGTCTTACCAGTATCTGCAGTAATTCCTCCAGGTAACACGCGATGAGCGCGTGATCTTCGTACAGAGCCCAGCTGCGCTGCTGGGAATCGTCGCGGTGACGTGCCAAGTCTGCAAAGATCACCTGCAGCCGCTGCTCGTCATGACACACCTGCCCGAGCGGCAGCGCCGAGCCGAGATCCTGCCGGTCACACAGACGtgcgtcacgccggaaatacGCTTAAAGTTAAACGGGATATAGCTGGGAAATCCACAAACCTTACTCTCCACCAAAGACATCAGGACTCGCTCCAGGTCAGTAGCAGCCTTTGGCAAAGCACTCTGCAGGTGTCCCACCACCACGCCCACAGCGACCCGCGACAGGTCATAACTGAGGCCCGTGTTCTTCCTCACTAATTCAATCAGTTCGGGTCCAATCGTCATGGGAACTTCTGCGGACCGGGAGGGGCTACCAGCGGGGCTAAGAGAAACCGGGGTTGGGGCCGCCGGCCACTCGGCTTCCGATCGGTCAAGCTGCGATTTGATCGGCTGAGGACCTGCCATCTCCGGAGTAGGGGATCGATCAGGCAGGAGAGTGGGTGTGGTCTGCGAATTGATCGGCTGAGAGGCGGGGCTACTGTTAGAAGAATCTTGCTGGGCTAATGGAGATGAGGACTGGCCAGGTGTAGGAGGAGGTGGAGCCTTGCCTCGTTTTGGCACAGGAGGAGGAGTACTACTGAGACTGGGAAGACTGACGTCTGAGGAAATGACAGAGCGGGAGGAGCCAGAGTCTAAAGAGGCGGAGCTTATAGACAGAGAGGGTCCAACAGCAGCGGCAGCAGCAGAAACTGCAATGTGGGCGGGGCTTGAGGAGGATTCTCTCACTGACACGTCTGGatctgcagagagagagagagagagagagagagagagagagagagagagagagagagagagagagagagagagataaagagacATTTATGTGGTAAAGTAATTTAATTGTGTTAGATTGAGATTGTTGTCGTATAAACACCTCTGCGTTGCAGATTTCTTTGTTTCTCTGGAGGAGGAGGAGTTACAGGTGCAGCTCTGCGAGGATGAGGAGGAACCTGAGGCAGAAACACAGcatcagcacacacacacatacgcacgcgtgcacacacacacagaagttCATGTGCTTTACCTGATAGACCACAGGCACACTATCTGAGATGGGCTGGTCGCCCTGGCAGCTGTGGGCTCGACTCATCCCGTTGGGCGGCAGCGGTGGCGTTCGGCTCAGTGACACCTCACTCGAGGATGATGGGAGTTTCTGCTTGTGATTGGATGGAGTCGGGCTTCTGCGGGTCAGCGTCTCTTTTCTGTGGTGGATTAACTTCCTGTGGAGTGTGTCATTGTGTGAATGTTGTACTTGTGtctatagtgtgtgtgtgtgtgtgtgtgtgtatagtgtGTACTTACTGCAGGACATCTCTCTGCTCCAGGTTATATTTGCCTCCGTTTGTCATGGCTACATTGTGAATGGCCTCAATAGCGCGATCTATCGACTGCAACACCTCATCATGCTCAGGTGCCTTTCAGAAGAAACCACAGATAACATTAGGATGGGTTAACAACTGACTTTAAAATCAGTCAGCAGGAGAACTGCAAGCAAGTTCATTACATAAGAACGCAGTGCAACTGGCTCGTATAATATTAGATCAATCCAGCTTTAATACTCAACCTACTAGGAAACTTTTCAATAAATCTGTTTCTGTTTCTCGGTATATTGCGTCTCACCGGTATTTTCTCTATATATGACGCGGGGATGTATCCCGTCTCGCCAGAGCTACAGCGCGTCGCGAGCCACCAGTGCGCGCTGCTGCGCTCGAGGATGAGGAAAGACTCGCCCGCGGGGAAGCGCAGCGCGTTCCGCTCCGCAGAGCTGAAGTCAAACATTGAGCGATACATCATCCAGATCAGCGACGCGATGCGTCTGGCTCGCGTTTCTAAGCAAAGTTACAACACATTAATTCAGATCATAATACGTTTGGCTTATGTGAACGCGCGAGCTAGCTCGCCGCAGTTCTTGTCCCGTAAACAGCCACGGGCGCGCGCATGGTCACGCGCCCTGCAGGATAACAAATCGAGCTCAGAGTTTGAACAACTGCCATACATTAAGAGAGAAATGAGAAAAAGTaataattttcttaaaaaatctgCTGGTGACATGATTTGGGATCTACTTCTAGAGAATTTAGGAGCAACAAGATTAATGAATAAAATCTgagaataatattttttatctctctctctctccctctcttttctttgatttattattattatcattattattattattttctccttaaagggatagttcacattaaaatgaaaattctgtcatcatttataccttcatgttgttctacacctgtatgaatttcttttttctgatgaacacaaaagaagatattttgataaatgatgataaacacacagttgacagtacccataaaattgtatcattttttttactttattttttttttagatctgAACATTTAGCTTAGGTACACCATACATGACcaaaaactaaaacattttgggcataatttgatatttttgaaagTGGCATGATGTTTATGAACTAGTGAAATATTTTAAGAACAGAAACATGATCCTCTAACGGAGAAGCGCGTGCTTGTTTCACGGGTCCCGCTGCAGTGACACGAGCACGCGCGTGAGTTCCGGTGTCATGGCCGCGACGGGTTGCGCGAGGTTGTTGTCATTGGGATCCGTTCACGGACTGCGGCTCGGTTCGAGAGCTCTGCCGGTTCTGACCCGGTAAATGTGTTTGAGAGTCTGTCACGATCATATATAACAACTGCATACTGTAATGAGTTACTACAAACACTTACTTGAATCAAACATAATGAGGTTATCAATTCTGAACTTATATTATTGTGAAAATGATTAAAGGATTGTGTGATACAGTGTGTTGTGTGCAGTATGTAGTTTCCTCTTACTGCATACTGCAGAACTAGAATAAGTAGTAAAGATATTGAGCCTCCATCTACACTGAGAACAACTAAACTAAAAGCCCTCCTGTCATGATGCTGTCTACAGTCAAGAGTTCAACATCtgctctgtctctctctctgtctcattTAATAGATGTGCTGTTATATGGAGACACATATCCTACAAATTCATCTTTCTTTGCTCCTCGTAGAATCGGTCCGGTTCGACACCACCGCCTCGGTCCATCAGATGATGAGATGTACCAAAGGACCACCGTCTCTGTGATGCAGAAGGAGGCGGATGGAGGATCCATCATCTACAGCTACAGCCCACGAGGCTTTAACATTGACGGGAACAAAGTGTTTGGACCCTGTGCGATTATCCCGCCGGCCGTTCTCCAGTGGAATGTAAGTACagtaaatgtttaaaacaatgtttttgtgtttgtctgtctgtggaGATCAAAAGCGTCTGATGTGTTTGCAGGTTGGCTGTCACACAGACATCACAGTGGAGAGTTTGTCTCTGTTTTATCTGATCGAGCCGCGCATCGGTAAGACACCGGCTCTGTTCCTGATGGCCAACTATTGCACTCCTTTCAGATTTGAATCAGTGTGTGTTGGAAGTTTCTCTATGTGATATTCAGATAAAGGCTGCAATGTGTTTTTGTGCAGAGATTCTGGTTTTGGGCACAGGAGGTCGTACTGAACGCCTGGATCCAAACGTACTCGCCTTCCTCAAGAAGAAAGGCATCGCTGTAGAGGTTCAAGACACAGTACGTCCCTTAAACCCTTCCCTTTAAACTCCTCATGTCAGTGTATCATAGCTGTATTAGCTGACGAAAGCGTGTTTCTCTTCACAGCCTAATGCATGTGCCACATTCAACTTCCTGTCCAGCGAGAGACGCATAACAGCGGCCGCTTTGATTCCTCCTCCTGAGCAGACAGAATAACCTCATCATCTAACATTAACACAACGTACAGGGATTACTACCACACCTttctatgtttatatttatatttatcaaATTTGATATGAAGTAATATGTAGAAGAATGATGAaagcagagagagagattaaAGATATTAATGTTGAGCGGTCAGCAGAGTTTCTAATCTGTTCTTGTCTGTCTGAATGTTGCTATCATCTGACCTCTACGATAAGCCTTTAAtctgtgtacacacacacacacacacacacacacacacacacacacacacacacacacacacacacacacac
This genomic window contains:
- the slc25a20 gene encoding mitochondrial carnitine/acylcarnitine carrier protein; amino-acid sequence: MSKQQPISPMKNFFAGGFGGVCLVFAGHPLDTIKVRLQTQPKPRAGESLLYRGTFDCFKKTLAKEGVRGLYKGMAAPIIGVTPMFAVCFFGFGLGKKLQQKTPDDVLTYPQLFAAGMLSGVFTTAIMAPGERIKCLLQIQAASGEVKYSGPMDCVKQLYRESGIRGIYKGTALTLMRDVPASGMYFMTYEWLKKILTPEGKSPTELSIPSVLFAGGMAGIFNWAVAIPPDVLKSRFQTAPEGKYPNGFRDVLRELIREEGIGSLYKGFNAVMLRAFPANAACFLGFEVAMKFLSWIAPNL
- the nckipsd gene encoding NCK-interacting protein with SH3 domain, translated to MMYRSMFDFSSAERNALRFPAGESFLILERSSAHWWLATRCSSGETGYIPASYIEKIPAPEHDEVLQSIDRAIEAIHNVAMTNGGKYNLEQRDVLQKLIHHRKETLTRRSPTPSNHKQKLPSSSSEVSLSRTPPLPPNGMSRAHSCQGDQPISDSVPVVYQVPPHPRRAAPVTPPPPEKQRNLQRRDPDVSVRESSSSPAHIAVSAAAAAVGPSLSISSASLDSGSSRSVISSDVSLPSLSSTPPPVPKRGKAPPPPTPGQSSSPLAQQDSSNSSPASQPINSQTTPTLLPDRSPTPEMAGPQPIKSQLDRSEAEWPAAPTPVSLSPAGSPSRSAEVPMTIGPELIELVRKNTGLSYDLSRVAVGVVVGHLQSALPKAATDLERVLMSLVESKDLGSALPLGQVCHDEQRLQVIFADLARHRDDSQQRSWALYEDHALIACYLEELLQILTDADPEVCKKMCRVNEFEPVMSLVSYYQMEHRVSLRLLLLKVFGAMCGLDAALISALLNSVLAMELARDLQNDTQEHEKMCYSALLMAMIFSMGEQLPLHHYEHLNGSFLQFLLDVIEDGLPSDPTEQLPDLFINLLLAFNLHLSVPESNIVMKALMKRHNVKILPEKILLLLNRGDDPVCLFNHSPPAPHAVLKFLQDVFASPDTSDIFYRTDLMVMIDIAVRQISDLSPGDRMRMEYLSLMHAIMRSTDYLEHQHRLCDLQAALQRILGEDEDSGLDEGSSRQMDKLIVQQIYKEFPQISKN
- the ndufaf3 gene encoding NADH dehydrogenase [ubiquinone] 1 alpha subcomplex assembly factor 3; the protein is MAATGCARLLSLGSVHGLRLGSRALPVLTRIGPVRHHRLGPSDDEMYQRTTVSVMQKEADGGSIIYSYSPRGFNIDGNKVFGPCAIIPPAVLQWNVGCHTDITVESLSLFYLIEPRIEILVLGTGGRTERLDPNVLAFLKKKGIAVEVQDTPNACATFNFLSSERRITAAALIPPPEQTE